One window from the genome of Oceaniferula flava encodes:
- a CDS encoding beta-ketoacyl synthase N-terminal-like domain-containing protein, which yields MEDVSICYDVRAVDTLALRGAMPKHPRLRRASGVSKFAITAAAEALGEERIAKIQNHEMRLGIVVSFINGCVNYSNRFYSEALNDPAFASPIVFPETVFNAPASHIAAYLGSDGPAYTLLGDSSTWFSAIDVARGWLDTDQVDGCLVLCAEELDWLSCEGLSYYSRQLKGTEGAAAIYLENSPSDTRLECLLGPAPYTSSAEKKDALNAIWQIDKEDGKDLLVDGLTGIPRLDRAEAETSASWSGDRISPQTTLGSGMGANCGFQTVIALEALKHHDGASVVFAGGGNQQAFAARFSQA from the coding sequence GTGGAAGATGTCAGCATCTGCTACGATGTCCGTGCAGTGGATACCCTGGCCCTGCGCGGAGCCATGCCGAAACACCCGCGACTGAGACGCGCCAGCGGCGTGAGCAAGTTCGCCATCACCGCAGCGGCGGAGGCACTCGGCGAGGAGCGCATTGCCAAGATCCAGAACCACGAGATGCGTCTCGGCATCGTGGTGTCATTCATCAACGGCTGCGTGAACTATTCTAACCGCTTCTACAGCGAGGCACTCAACGACCCAGCTTTCGCCAGCCCCATCGTTTTCCCCGAAACCGTCTTCAACGCCCCCGCCAGTCACATCGCCGCCTACCTCGGCAGCGACGGCCCGGCCTACACTCTGTTAGGAGATTCCTCCACCTGGTTCTCCGCCATCGATGTCGCCCGCGGCTGGCTGGATACCGATCAGGTCGACGGCTGCCTAGTGCTCTGCGCGGAGGAGCTCGACTGGCTCAGCTGCGAAGGGCTTTCCTACTACTCAAGACAACTCAAAGGCACCGAAGGGGCCGCCGCCATCTACCTGGAAAACAGCCCGTCGGACACCCGACTGGAATGTCTGCTAGGCCCTGCCCCCTACACCTCCAGCGCTGAAAAAAAAGATGCCCTGAATGCCATCTGGCAGATTGACAAGGAGGACGGCAAGGACCTGCTCGTCGATGGCCTGACCGGCATACCGCGGCTCGATCGCGCTGAGGCGGAAACCTCTGCCAGCTGGTCCGGCGATCGCATCAGCCCGCAGACGACCTTGGGAAGTGGCATGGGTGCGAACTGCGGATTTCAAACGGTCATCGCCCTCGAAGCCCTGAAGCATCACGATGGAGCCTCCGTGGTTTTTGCCGGCGGCGGAAACCAGCAGGCCTTCGCCGCACGATTCAGCCAAGCCTAA
- a CDS encoding lysylphosphatidylglycerol synthase transmembrane domain-containing protein, translating to MSSEPSLDAGPSRKKIGPKTIALFLFKLLGTTVFLYWAFSQMEDQSALAENFRLALTSPFWLGCGIAFAGITVLTSALRWHVLLRAQSIDVSFSYIGKLTLIAALFNVASFGTAAGDAMKMISVMRRYPDKKVVITMTVMIDHMVGFISGGLIFLVFAWAFGTVQATENFGVRQAFIATTVFQTVGIFFIVVMYLISSDRMLEKFGGKMPKMMANKHIQSITSSLNCIRSSWKALTVSLAASFALSASYFLAFYAGLQTIGEDVAVSTIFTVMPIVDVVSALPISISGLGVRERAFDFLVSELAGIATSSAVSASLIGFLFHVFWGVVGGIYLIFDRSAFAKHPH from the coding sequence ATGTCTTCAGAGCCGTCACTGGACGCGGGCCCAAGCAGAAAAAAGATCGGTCCTAAAACGATCGCTCTGTTTCTTTTCAAACTCCTCGGCACCACCGTCTTTCTCTACTGGGCGTTCAGTCAGATGGAAGACCAGTCGGCCTTGGCCGAAAACTTCCGCCTCGCCCTCACCTCGCCATTTTGGCTGGGCTGCGGCATTGCCTTCGCTGGCATCACGGTGCTGACATCCGCCCTGCGCTGGCATGTGCTGCTGCGGGCGCAATCGATCGATGTCAGCTTTTCCTACATTGGAAAACTGACCCTCATCGCGGCGCTGTTCAACGTCGCCTCCTTCGGCACCGCCGCTGGTGACGCGATGAAAATGATCAGCGTGATGCGCCGCTATCCAGATAAAAAAGTGGTCATCACCATGACCGTGATGATCGATCACATGGTCGGCTTCATCTCCGGCGGCTTGATCTTCCTGGTCTTCGCCTGGGCCTTTGGCACGGTGCAGGCGACCGAGAACTTCGGCGTCCGCCAGGCCTTCATCGCAACCACCGTTTTCCAAACCGTGGGCATCTTCTTCATCGTGGTGATGTATCTGATCAGCTCCGATCGCATGCTGGAAAAGTTCGGAGGCAAGATGCCAAAGATGATGGCCAACAAACACATCCAATCGATCACCAGCAGCCTGAACTGCATCCGCTCCAGCTGGAAAGCGCTCACCGTTTCCCTGGCCGCCTCCTTCGCACTTTCGGCCAGCTATTTCCTCGCATTCTATGCCGGACTGCAGACCATTGGCGAGGATGTGGCGGTCAGCACCATCTTCACCGTGATGCCCATCGTCGATGTCGTCAGCGCCCTGCCGATCTCGATTTCCGGCCTCGGTGTGCGTGAGCGGGCCTTTGATTTCTTGGTCAGCGAGCTCGCAGGCATCGCCACCAGCTCCGCCGTCTCCGCCTCATTGATCGGTTTCCTCTTTCACGTCTTCTGGGGTGTCGTCGGGGGGATCTATCTGATCTTCGATCGCTCGGCCTTTGCCAAGCACCCGCACTAA
- a CDS encoding beta-ketoacyl-[acyl-carrier-protein] synthase family protein, with protein sequence MSSPSAEPSNHRRVFVTGMGMISPFGNDRASHIRSLRAGTNHFSEVTLFDCSRQRVNTAGMIDLADCSPQHELSEKELKRLDRGGQMLMHATGEALRDAKLTDIPENIPFVIGTSAGAMPLGEDYYRRATTLPLSKRGQFTQVEHYQPQRSAATVQRGLGFRGQTQIISNACASGANAIGHAYQLIKSGKQATALAGGYDAISEMVFTGFGSLQALCTSGIPRPFDAERDGLAIGEAAAMMVMESEESMLARGATPIAEVCGYGMATDLHHLTQPHPEGNAAISSMTAACQDGDLQASEIQYINSHGTGTPLNDVAEANAICQWAGEHAKDIMVSSTKSAMGHSLGGAGAIESAICLLALEDQFAPASLNIRTPDPACQFDLVREPRDAKLDTVLTNSFGFGGCNATLIFRRNA encoded by the coding sequence ATGTCCTCCCCCTCAGCTGAACCTTCCAACCATCGCCGCGTGTTTGTCACCGGCATGGGCATGATCTCCCCCTTCGGAAACGATCGTGCCAGCCACATCCGCTCCCTGCGGGCCGGGACCAATCACTTCAGCGAAGTCACCCTTTTCGATTGCTCACGGCAACGTGTCAACACGGCGGGCATGATCGATCTGGCCGACTGCTCACCGCAGCACGAGCTCAGTGAAAAAGAGCTGAAACGGCTCGATCGTGGTGGCCAAATGCTGATGCACGCCACCGGCGAAGCACTGCGTGACGCCAAGCTAACAGACATCCCCGAGAACATCCCCTTTGTCATCGGCACCTCCGCCGGAGCCATGCCCCTGGGCGAAGATTACTACCGCCGCGCCACCACCCTGCCGCTGAGCAAGCGTGGCCAGTTCACCCAGGTCGAGCACTACCAGCCCCAACGCTCAGCCGCCACCGTCCAGCGCGGACTTGGATTCAGAGGGCAGACGCAAATCATTTCCAACGCCTGCGCATCCGGAGCCAATGCCATCGGCCACGCCTATCAGCTAATCAAATCCGGGAAACAAGCGACCGCACTGGCGGGTGGCTACGATGCCATCTCGGAGATGGTGTTCACCGGATTCGGATCGCTGCAGGCACTCTGCACCTCCGGCATTCCGCGCCCCTTCGATGCCGAGCGCGACGGTCTGGCTATCGGTGAGGCCGCTGCGATGATGGTGATGGAATCGGAGGAATCGATGCTGGCACGTGGCGCCACTCCCATCGCCGAAGTCTGCGGCTACGGCATGGCCACCGATCTGCATCACCTGACCCAACCTCACCCAGAAGGCAATGCCGCGATCAGCTCGATGACCGCCGCCTGCCAGGATGGCGACCTGCAAGCCTCCGAAATTCAATACATCAATTCCCACGGCACCGGCACGCCGCTCAACGACGTGGCCGAGGCCAATGCCATCTGCCAGTGGGCCGGCGAGCACGCTAAAGACATCATGGTGAGCTCCACCAAGTCCGCCATGGGCCACTCGCTCGGCGGAGCAGGAGCCATCGAGTCCGCCATCTGTCTACTCGCCCTGGAAGATCAATTCGCCCCCGCCAGCCTGAACATCCGCACCCCAGACCCCGCCTGCCAGTTCGACCTCGTCCGTGAGCCGCGCGATGCGAAATTAGACACCGTGCTGACGAACTCCTTTGGATTTGGCGGCTGCAATGCCACCCTGATCTTCCGCCGCAACGCCTAA
- a CDS encoding 3-hydroxyacyl-ACP dehydratase FabZ family protein, producing MPHDQELKLLPHGPSFRFIHSVTDLDPGVSAVGTYDISGDEAFLEGHFPNHPMWPGVIMIEAIAQLGGVAAQSDPDQERLNDMRLTSVKNAKILGTATPGATLEIEVKVEGRLGNLIQISGSVSVQDGEKIASSIVMLSGS from the coding sequence ATGCCACACGATCAAGAACTCAAACTGCTGCCACACGGACCATCGTTTCGCTTCATCCACTCCGTCACCGATCTCGACCCCGGTGTCAGCGCCGTGGGAACTTACGACATCTCCGGCGATGAAGCATTTCTCGAAGGTCACTTTCCGAACCATCCGATGTGGCCCGGTGTCATCATGATCGAGGCCATCGCCCAGCTCGGTGGCGTGGCAGCCCAATCGGATCCCGATCAGGAACGGCTCAACGACATGCGCCTGACCTCGGTGAAAAATGCCAAGATTCTCGGCACCGCAACGCCGGGCGCCACGCTGGAGATCGAAGTAAAAGTCGAAGGTCGCCTGGGCAATTTGATTCAAATCTCCGGCAGCGTCAGCGTGCAAGACGGAGAGAAAATCGCCAGCAGCATCGTCATGCTCAGCGGTTCTTAA
- a CDS encoding glycosyltransferase family 2 protein, producing MIPSYNTGPLLEVTVRKALAVWDDVFVIIDGSTDGSADGLEELSNASGKNLRIHRLPENRGKGAAVLAGVNLALDEGFTHALAMDADGQHPADYVEKFMAVGEQYPDALVLGQPVFDASAPALRVNGRKVSNWWANFVTLWWGINDSLFGMRLYPLQPLKNAFASTLFARRFDFDPEVVIRMCWRGTPLLNLPTPVKYISAEDGGVSQFKYFRDNTLLTWMYIRLVIGAILRLPMLIMRAVKGGNPLKGTTLKP from the coding sequence ATGATTCCGTCCTACAATACCGGGCCTCTGTTAGAGGTGACGGTGAGGAAGGCTCTGGCGGTTTGGGATGACGTCTTTGTCATCATCGACGGCAGCACCGATGGCAGTGCCGACGGACTCGAAGAGCTCTCTAACGCATCGGGGAAAAACCTGCGCATCCACCGGTTGCCGGAGAACCGGGGCAAAGGGGCCGCCGTTCTCGCCGGGGTGAATTTGGCCCTGGACGAGGGTTTTACCCACGCCTTGGCCATGGATGCCGATGGCCAACACCCGGCCGACTACGTGGAGAAATTCATGGCCGTTGGCGAACAATATCCGGACGCTTTGGTGCTCGGCCAACCGGTGTTCGACGCCTCCGCCCCCGCCCTCCGCGTCAACGGTCGCAAGGTTTCCAACTGGTGGGCCAACTTCGTCACGCTCTGGTGGGGAATCAACGACTCCCTGTTCGGCATGCGGCTCTACCCGCTGCAGCCTTTGAAAAATGCCTTTGCCTCCACCCTCTTCGCCAGACGATTTGATTTCGACCCGGAAGTGGTCATCCGCATGTGCTGGCGAGGCACCCCACTGCTGAACCTGCCGACACCGGTGAAGTACATCTCGGCGGAAGACGGAGGGGTCAGCCAGTTCAAATATTTTCGAGACAATACCCTCCTCACATGGATGTATATCCGCCTCGTCATCGGGGCCATCCTCAGGTTGCCCATGTTGATCATGCGTGCCGTCAAAGGGGGCAACCCGCTGAAAGGAACCACATTGAAACCATGA
- a CDS encoding lysophospholipid acyltransferase family protein, with product MKVTQLSETSEHVRYGGLVAGVIFAVALVYTLIYWIVGALAVYLLSTLTVLFMKPEAHRNLGHRTLGCLFRGFFHGLVWMGAIRIEDDELEPVAEMAGPLIIASNHPSLWDAPLLIRKLVTVSCIMKAEITNNPILYGGTRFAGFLPNRPKLDMVRAATGYLKSGGRLLLFPEGTRTRDESRRVNKFRPGLALMAKTAKCPILPVFLKMNSGYMQKGWPIWKMPPLPIVCRVEVGELIHPDASEATHAFSDRLEEYYREELRDRFPR from the coding sequence GTGAAGGTCACACAGCTCTCCGAAACTTCAGAACACGTCCGCTATGGTGGTCTGGTGGCGGGAGTGATTTTTGCTGTCGCTCTGGTCTACACCCTCATTTATTGGATCGTAGGAGCGCTGGCCGTTTACCTGCTGAGCACGCTGACGGTGTTGTTTATGAAACCGGAGGCTCACCGGAACTTGGGGCACCGCACGCTCGGCTGTCTGTTCCGCGGGTTTTTCCACGGCTTGGTCTGGATGGGGGCGATCAGGATTGAAGATGACGAGCTTGAGCCGGTGGCGGAGATGGCCGGCCCGCTGATCATCGCCAGCAACCACCCCTCGCTCTGGGATGCCCCCTTGTTGATCAGAAAATTGGTCACGGTGAGCTGCATCATGAAGGCGGAGATCACCAATAACCCCATCCTCTACGGCGGCACACGCTTTGCGGGCTTCCTGCCGAACCGACCCAAACTCGACATGGTCCGCGCCGCCACCGGATACCTCAAATCCGGCGGGCGACTACTGCTTTTTCCAGAGGGAACGCGCACCCGCGATGAGAGCCGCCGGGTGAACAAGTTCCGACCCGGCCTAGCGCTGATGGCGAAAACCGCCAAGTGCCCGATCTTGCCGGTGTTTTTGAAAATGAACTCGGGCTACATGCAAAAAGGATGGCCGATCTGGAAAATGCCACCGTTACCGATCGTTTGCCGCGTCGAGGTCGGGGAGCTGATTCACCCGGATGCATCCGAAGCCACCCACGCCTTTTCCGATCGACTGGAAGAATACTATCGCGAGGAGCTGAGGGATCGTTTTCCTCGTTAG
- a CDS encoding SDR family oxidoreductase yields MEHTPPCILITGANGGLGLGIARYFLTRDESCHVYLGVRSNRDQADALIAEFPGRASAVTLDVTDDAAWQQAIATIDADGRKVSVLVNNAGHHDDHLLATMPQDSWHSVIDSNLNAAFLGSQAVLRGMMGERFGRIINIASLSALLAPLGQTNYAAAKAGMVAMTQSLAKEVARMGITVNCVCPGYVETNALSDMDPEKAKAIKKSIPMRRFARPEEVASAVFFLANREASYITGAPLKIDGGIF; encoded by the coding sequence ATGGAACACACACCTCCCTGCATTCTCATCACCGGCGCCAACGGCGGTCTCGGACTCGGCATCGCGCGCTACTTTCTAACCCGCGACGAAAGCTGCCACGTCTACCTCGGCGTGCGCTCGAACCGCGATCAGGCAGACGCCCTCATCGCCGAGTTCCCCGGTCGGGCCTCGGCCGTCACCTTGGATGTCACGGACGATGCCGCGTGGCAGCAAGCGATTGCCACCATCGATGCCGACGGCCGCAAGGTCAGCGTGCTGGTGAACAATGCCGGCCACCACGACGACCACCTGCTCGCCACCATGCCCCAGGACTCCTGGCACAGCGTCATCGATTCCAATCTCAACGCCGCCTTCCTCGGCTCCCAGGCCGTGCTGCGCGGAATGATGGGTGAGCGCTTCGGCCGCATCATCAACATCGCCTCACTCAGCGCCCTGCTGGCGCCACTCGGCCAGACCAACTACGCCGCCGCCAAAGCGGGCATGGTCGCCATGACTCAGAGCCTGGCCAAGGAGGTCGCCCGCATGGGCATCACGGTGAACTGCGTCTGCCCCGGCTACGTCGAAACCAACGCTCTCAGCGACATGGATCCGGAGAAGGCTAAGGCGATCAAAAAGAGCATCCCCATGCGCCGTTTTGCCCGACCCGAGGAGGTCGCCAGCGCCGTTTTTTTCCTTGCAAACCGGGAGGCGAGCTATATCACCGGGGCGCCGCTGAAGATCGATGGTGGCATATTTTAA
- a CDS encoding phospholipase D-like domain-containing protein: MTELVLNEAIHQRVIVELIPEARKYVWIVTADLKDMHVAKGRRFVPFLEVMSDLVQQGIAVRLFHAKEPGPRFRKDFDQYPALIDSDLFERILCPRIHTKAIVVDGTTAFIGSANLTGAGMGAKNPKRRNFEAGFLTDEKAHLDELLEWIDTLYLGDLCQQCQLREYCPDPIA, translated from the coding sequence ATGACCGAACTCGTTCTCAACGAAGCCATCCACCAGCGGGTGATCGTGGAACTCATCCCCGAGGCCCGCAAGTATGTGTGGATTGTCACCGCGGACTTGAAGGACATGCATGTGGCCAAGGGGCGGAGGTTTGTGCCGTTTCTTGAGGTGATGTCCGATCTGGTGCAGCAGGGCATCGCGGTGCGATTGTTTCACGCCAAGGAGCCGGGACCTCGTTTCCGCAAGGACTTCGATCAATACCCGGCGCTGATCGATAGCGACCTGTTCGAGCGCATTCTCTGCCCACGGATTCACACCAAGGCGATCGTGGTGGACGGCACGACGGCCTTCATCGGATCGGCCAATCTAACCGGCGCGGGCATGGGCGCGAAGAACCCCAAACGGCGCAATTTCGAAGCCGGGTTTCTCACCGACGAAAAGGCGCACTTGGATGAGTTGTTAGAATGGATCGACACCCTCTACCTCGGCGACCTCTGCCAGCAGTGTCAGCTGCGCGAATACTGCCCGGATCCGATTGCTTGA
- a CDS encoding HAD family hydrolase: MRAHDLIIFDCDGVLVDSERITCTVLATMLNELGLAATMETAYEEFVGNSLTRCIDIIEAKLGTPIPENFVADFKRRTGEALSESLSAVDGIKEALAAIDLPTCVASSGDHDKMKITLGVTGLYSHFEGRIFSVTEVARSKPHPDVYLYAASKMQTAPERCIVVEDTAIGVTAAVAAGMTVLGYAKLSDPQQLADAGAIPFDDMHQLPARIQAIGSGQYSRS, from the coding sequence ATGCGTGCTCACGACCTCATTATTTTCGACTGCGACGGCGTGCTCGTCGACAGCGAGCGTATCACCTGCACCGTCTTGGCCACCATGCTCAACGAGCTGGGGCTGGCCGCGACCATGGAGACCGCCTACGAGGAATTTGTCGGCAATTCACTGACTCGCTGCATCGATATCATCGAAGCGAAGTTAGGAACGCCCATCCCAGAAAATTTTGTCGCCGACTTCAAACGACGCACCGGCGAGGCACTGAGCGAATCGCTGAGCGCGGTCGACGGGATCAAGGAGGCGCTGGCGGCAATCGATCTCCCGACCTGCGTCGCATCCAGCGGCGACCACGACAAAATGAAGATCACTCTCGGAGTCACCGGACTCTACTCGCACTTTGAGGGTCGCATTTTCAGTGTCACCGAGGTGGCACGCAGCAAGCCTCACCCCGATGTCTACCTCTACGCTGCCAGCAAGATGCAAACCGCTCCCGAGCGATGCATCGTGGTCGAGGACACCGCCATTGGAGTGACCGCCGCCGTGGCTGCCGGCATGACTGTGCTGGGTTACGCCAAGCTATCCGATCCACAGCAGCTGGCCGACGCCGGTGCCATCCCCTTTGACGACATGCACCAGCTGCCCGCACGCATTCAAGCAATCGGATCCGGGCAGTATTCGCGCAGCTGA
- a CDS encoding patatin-like phospholipase family protein yields the protein MIHPGHEPSGFSPSPSGLPVGAKVAVALESSFLGFFAHAGFINSLLDSGIRPAKVSGSSSGALVAAAYACGLENERLKEFVLDRKLQRAFREWGTPLRCAAVFAAYCGHGIIGGKRAVKHLRRSLPVDRIENTPNAELAIGVTNVSRRERQLIRQGDLAAFIVASCAAAPVISSQKIDGEFYLDGGFTDGAPFEQWIDDDQIDTIILHRIVKDSAMDRRWNRATNIISCWHTMHHLVTEELTDTRLKRAEAAGKKVIVHETKTRAAGLIVSKQHSITNYQTAYDTWKNSPSLR from the coding sequence ATGATCCACCCCGGCCATGAACCTTCCGGTTTTTCCCCTTCCCCATCTGGACTTCCGGTGGGCGCCAAGGTGGCGGTGGCATTGGAATCGTCGTTTCTCGGGTTTTTCGCCCACGCCGGCTTTATCAACTCGCTGCTAGACTCGGGGATTCGTCCAGCCAAGGTCTCCGGCTCATCGTCCGGAGCGCTGGTGGCAGCGGCCTATGCCTGCGGTTTGGAAAACGAGCGACTGAAAGAGTTCGTGCTCGATCGGAAACTGCAGCGGGCCTTCCGCGAATGGGGCACGCCGCTGCGCTGCGCCGCCGTCTTTGCCGCCTACTGCGGTCACGGCATCATCGGGGGCAAACGCGCGGTCAAACACCTGCGCCGCAGCCTGCCGGTGGACAGGATCGAGAACACCCCCAATGCCGAACTCGCGATTGGGGTGACCAATGTCAGCCGCCGCGAGCGTCAGCTGATTCGCCAGGGAGATCTGGCAGCATTCATCGTCGCCTCCTGCGCCGCCGCCCCGGTGATCAGCTCGCAGAAAATCGACGGCGAGTTCTATCTCGACGGCGGGTTCACCGATGGCGCCCCTTTCGAGCAGTGGATCGATGACGACCAGATCGATACCATCATCCTGCACCGCATCGTCAAAGACTCGGCGATGGACCGCCGATGGAACCGGGCCACCAACATCATTTCCTGCTGGCACACCATGCATCATCTGGTCACCGAGGAACTCACCGATACCCGGCTGAAGCGGGCGGAGGCGGCAGGCAAGAAGGTGATCGTTCACGAAACCAAGACCCGCGCCGCCGGACTCATCGTTTCCAAACAACACTCGATCACGAACTACCAGACCGCCTACGACACCTGGAAAAACTCCCCCTCACTACGATAA
- a CDS encoding acyl carrier protein — protein sequence MSDTSALNQQIKDVLVDELMLDVTSDEIGDEMPLMGPDSLGLDSVDALQLVVAIEKHFGLKISDAEAAKGILQSVTTIATAINDSGASPAKA from the coding sequence ATGTCCGACACATCCGCTCTCAATCAACAGATCAAAGACGTCCTTGTAGACGAGCTGATGCTCGATGTTACCAGTGATGAAATTGGTGATGAAATGCCACTCATGGGACCCGATAGCTTGGGCCTCGATTCCGTGGACGCTCTGCAACTCGTCGTTGCCATCGAAAAACACTTCGGGCTGAAAATTTCCGATGCGGAAGCCGCCAAAGGCATTCTGCAATCGGTCACAACCATCGCCACCGCCATCAATGATTCTGGCGCGTCTCCGGCGAAAGCCTAA
- a CDS encoding AMP-binding protein: MLARCQMLYERWTEIRDERRDQLALRHPDVTGGWTFGQLQAEAEKIDLPASGPVIANGDSAGFIPTVIAAWAQRRPVLIQEQQKQEPLPIRAEIPDDIALIKQSCGASGVERSLFYGETRLLAEGMRNIHALEQLGVTSDCRSLGAISLAHSYGFGCLVLPLLLAGIPLDVLSGPLPMFVQQGLDRGPEKSFFLPGVPALWKTWWLTKILAHPSIKVALSAGAPLSLELEQGVWNDAGLKIHNFYGTGETGAVTCDFTSEPRGEASLIGTMLPGVDVMTAEDGRICVRTDATARFADKLLGSDEFSEDYYRTMDLGEVRGKEVHWHDHCGEAINVAGRKVSPAKIARACMSLTGVLEAKVSSVRSRDFERFEEVKIAVRLAPGCDLKQLKQHASEQLDSWEVPRHWEVLDSTQP; this comes from the coding sequence ATGCTAGCACGGTGTCAAATGTTGTATGAACGCTGGACGGAGATTCGCGATGAGCGCAGGGATCAGCTCGCGCTGAGGCATCCGGATGTCACCGGCGGGTGGACCTTCGGGCAGCTTCAGGCCGAGGCTGAAAAAATCGATCTCCCCGCGTCAGGACCGGTCATTGCGAACGGCGACAGCGCCGGTTTCATCCCCACGGTCATCGCCGCCTGGGCGCAGCGTCGTCCGGTGCTGATCCAAGAACAGCAGAAGCAGGAACCCCTGCCGATCCGCGCGGAGATTCCCGACGACATCGCTTTGATCAAACAGTCCTGCGGGGCCTCCGGAGTGGAGCGGAGTTTGTTTTATGGTGAGACCCGCTTGCTGGCCGAAGGGATGCGCAATATTCACGCGCTGGAGCAGTTGGGGGTGACCAGCGATTGCCGCAGCCTCGGTGCCATCTCGCTGGCGCACTCCTACGGATTCGGCTGCCTGGTGCTGCCCTTGCTGCTCGCCGGCATCCCCCTCGATGTGCTCTCCGGACCGCTGCCGATGTTTGTCCAACAGGGGCTCGACCGTGGGCCGGAAAAGTCCTTCTTCCTCCCCGGAGTGCCCGCGCTTTGGAAAACGTGGTGGCTGACAAAAATCCTCGCTCACCCGTCGATCAAGGTTGCGCTGTCAGCCGGAGCTCCGCTGTCGCTGGAGCTGGAGCAGGGGGTCTGGAACGATGCCGGACTGAAGATTCACAACTTCTACGGCACGGGGGAAACCGGCGCCGTCACCTGCGACTTTACCTCCGAACCCCGCGGAGAGGCGTCACTGATTGGCACCATGCTGCCGGGGGTCGATGTGATGACCGCGGAGGACGGTCGGATCTGTGTCCGCACCGATGCCACCGCCCGCTTTGCCGACAAGTTGTTAGGCTCCGACGAATTCAGCGAAGATTACTATCGGACGATGGACCTTGGCGAGGTGAGGGGCAAGGAAGTGCATTGGCACGACCACTGCGGAGAGGCGATCAATGTGGCGGGCAGAAAAGTCAGCCCGGCTAAAATTGCCCGTGCCTGCATGAGCCTAACAGGTGTTCTCGAAGCCAAGGTCTCCAGCGTCAGAAGCAGAGATTTTGAACGCTTCGAGGAGGTCAAAATTGCCGTCCGTTTGGCGCCCGGGTGCGATTTGAAACAGCTCAAGCAACATGCCTCCGAGCAGCTCGACAGCTGGGAGGTGCCGCGCCACTGGGAAGTTCTGGACTCCACACAGCCATGA